One segment of Leptospira fletcheri DNA contains the following:
- a CDS encoding DedA family protein, which produces MDFLTVLVDFFSGFGQNFAYLAVFLTLLLCGFGLPVPEDVSLVSGGVIAGLGYANEHVMFAVGMAGVLVGDGTVFLLGRIYGVRVLQIPFIAKFITPERFLTVQEKFSKYGNWVVFVGRFMPGLRMPIYLTAGTSDRISFVRFLSLDFLAAAISVPIWVYLGHYGAQNLDHLRELVHQGQLTLFSIVGAFLGAVILIFYVKKKLFSQT; this is translated from the coding sequence ATGGATTTTCTTACCGTATTAGTGGATTTCTTTTCCGGCTTCGGGCAAAACTTTGCTTACCTCGCCGTTTTTCTCACCTTGCTTCTTTGCGGATTCGGGCTCCCGGTTCCGGAAGATGTGTCCTTGGTTTCGGGAGGGGTCATAGCCGGATTGGGTTATGCGAACGAACACGTGATGTTCGCCGTTGGGATGGCAGGCGTACTCGTAGGTGACGGAACCGTGTTCCTACTCGGAAGGATTTACGGAGTTCGAGTATTACAAATTCCGTTCATCGCGAAGTTCATCACTCCCGAACGCTTCCTAACGGTTCAGGAAAAATTTTCCAAATATGGAAACTGGGTCGTGTTTGTGGGAAGATTCATGCCGGGTCTGCGTATGCCTATCTATTTGACTGCGGGTACTTCCGATCGAATCTCTTTTGTAAGATTTTTATCTCTGGATTTTCTGGCCGCCGCGATCTCGGTTCCGATCTGGGTCTATTTGGGACATTACGGCGCGCAAAACCTGGATCACTTGAGGGAACTAGTTCACCAAGGACAACTGACTCTCTTCTCCATCGTGGGAGCATTTTTAGGGGCGGTCATCCTAATTTTTTACGTTAAGAAGAAACTATTTTCCCAAACATAG
- a CDS encoding LIC11661 family lipoprotein, producing the protein MNKNTPVRVFPFLFLAATLSLSGCAKTYSTTPIVTATPTIIGITAIATGYEIRLRAGNAEFLFNGYTLYTGSTSFASRNPSDFSTGAACQLPLNLIPNQPIEYSIEVSPTAGPLAVVPANSSQNPNRVCKIVATLTSGQYVTLRSAVLALNYVGGTTKDIYVLSLPSNTIQVP; encoded by the coding sequence ATGAACAAAAATACCCCCGTTCGGGTCTTCCCGTTCTTATTTCTCGCAGCCACCCTCTCACTTTCCGGCTGCGCAAAAACCTATTCCACCACCCCTATCGTAACCGCTACCCCAACCATCATAGGGATTACGGCTATTGCCACAGGGTATGAAATTCGGCTGCGTGCCGGGAATGCGGAATTTCTGTTTAACGGGTATACCTTATATACCGGTTCCACCTCTTTCGCCTCCCGGAATCCTTCCGATTTTTCCACAGGAGCTGCTTGCCAACTGCCTTTGAACCTGATTCCGAACCAGCCGATAGAATATTCCATCGAAGTCAGCCCTACGGCGGGTCCTCTTGCAGTGGTTCCCGCAAATTCCTCCCAAAATCCGAACCGGGTCTGTAAGATCGTAGCCACTCTGACGAGCGGACAATACGTCACTCTGAGATCTGCCGTCCTGGCCTTGAACTACGTAGGAGGCACGACTAAGGACATTTACGTTCTTTCTCTGCCTTCGAACACGATACAGGTTCCTTAG
- the fliS gene encoding flagellar export chaperone FliS — translation MSLARKSTASVEQYKSNEISTVSQGRLIVMLYEGAIRFLHVAIENNTPRKYDVVNNHILKAQDIVTELMLALNMEDGGEVANNLLGIYVYVKKRLLEANMRKDSEIMQEIIKYLEDLKNAWEEVEKKEKGSVVPLPSPGVRSSGLSLQG, via the coding sequence ATGTCACTTGCTAGAAAATCGACGGCCTCTGTCGAGCAGTACAAATCCAACGAAATTTCTACTGTGAGTCAGGGACGGCTTATCGTAATGCTTTATGAGGGGGCGATCCGCTTCCTACACGTAGCGATCGAGAACAATACGCCCCGCAAGTACGACGTGGTAAACAATCATATTCTCAAGGCACAAGACATCGTCACCGAATTGATGCTCGCGCTCAATATGGAAGACGGTGGGGAAGTCGCCAATAATCTTCTCGGCATTTATGTTTACGTCAAGAAACGTCTTCTGGAAGCGAATATGCGGAAAGATTCCGAGATCATGCAGGAAATCATCAAATATCTAGAGGATCTGAAAAACGCCTGGGAAGAGGTGGAAAAGAAAGAAAAAGGCTCCGTGGTTCCTTTGCCTTCTCCCGGAGTTCGGAGTTCCGGACTTTCACTCCAAGGGTAA
- a CDS encoding HNH endonuclease yields MDVLAQPVLVLNATYVPVAIRTVRDAIVLLLLNKAELVKDEKSLWIRSEKLKFTAPRIILLTDYYKVPKKRHKLSRENIFLRDNYECVYCKRKLPTSRLTLDHVIPKSRWGEVAKEKKPAEYHTWENLVTACRDCNTKKGNKLLQELKWELPENRSTNRRRIPLFSVSDQLAEKFGWAEYIRA; encoded by the coding sequence ATGGACGTTCTCGCTCAGCCTGTATTGGTGCTGAACGCAACCTACGTTCCCGTTGCCATTCGAACGGTAAGGGACGCGATCGTTCTTCTTCTTCTGAACAAGGCGGAACTCGTCAAAGACGAAAAGAGCCTTTGGATCCGCTCCGAAAAACTGAAATTCACCGCTCCTCGAATTATTCTCTTAACGGATTATTATAAGGTTCCCAAAAAAAGGCATAAACTCTCGCGGGAGAATATTTTCCTCAGAGACAATTATGAATGCGTGTATTGCAAAAGAAAACTCCCGACCTCTCGCCTGACTTTAGACCACGTGATTCCTAAGAGCAGATGGGGAGAGGTGGCGAAGGAAAAAAAACCGGCGGAATACCATACTTGGGAAAACCTAGTCACTGCCTGCCGGGATTGCAATACGAAGAAAGGGAACAAACTCCTCCAAGAACTGAAGTGGGAGCTCCCGGAAAATCGGTCGACAAACAGAAGGCGTATTCCACTGTTTTCCGTATCCGACCAATTGGCCGAAAAATTCGGTTGGGCGGAATATATCCGCGCATAA
- a CDS encoding molecular chaperone DnaJ — translation MRSRFRELSRKYHPDSGEYESDILFKELVRLRDVLLQSLEEAAKKSPSGDSKEEDRNGFADYKSAKQSAADALEIYFKKTEGNPVFLQAEENPELRILRTKLSEAKSALERFILSYPESLWRSDAEDTLKKIGVWFRG, via the coding sequence GTGAGATCCCGATTCCGGGAGCTTTCTCGAAAATACCATCCGGATTCCGGCGAATACGAAAGCGATATTCTGTTCAAGGAACTTGTGCGACTTCGGGACGTTCTTTTGCAATCCTTGGAAGAAGCCGCGAAAAAATCGCCGTCCGGGGATTCGAAGGAAGAGGATAGAAACGGTTTTGCGGATTACAAATCCGCAAAACAATCCGCGGCGGACGCGTTGGAAATCTACTTCAAGAAGACGGAAGGCAATCCTGTCTTTTTACAAGCGGAAGAAAATCCGGAACTTCGCATTCTACGCACCAAACTCTCCGAAGCAAAATCCGCTCTAGAGCGATTTATCCTAAGTTACCCGGAGAGTCTCTGGAGATCCGACGCGGAAGATACCCTGAAAAAAATCGGAGTCTGGTTCCGAGGTTAG
- the purH gene encoding bifunctional phosphoribosylaminoimidazolecarboxamide formyltransferase/IMP cyclohydrolase: MIQIKRALISVSDKTGLIGFAKYLDSKGVEIISTGGTLKTLRDSGIQAVAIDDYTGFPEILDGRVKTLHPKVHGGLLGVLSNPEHKKKMEELGIPKIDLVVVNLYPFLKTVSKPGVQLDEAIENIDIGGPSMIRSAAKNYRFTVVVTDPNDYRTVEDAMQSNGGAVDADTSFLLMRKAFSHTSMYDTAISSWFNQLAGEKFPEILNLSFTKKQKLRYGENPHQGAAFYEPLFTKSEFSPLQGKELSFNNMLDFDAAFHISALLPDNTVCIIKHLNPCGIAYADDPLEAFRLARRTDPISAFGGIIGIKGRVSGELAQLIGETFVEGVIAQKFEKEALDYFSKKPNVRLIEIENFQEALDEMDLRPIHHGMLLQDRDYATISEKDLKVVSKKQPTEEDIRGLMFAWSAAKFIKSNAIVYTEENATLGIGAGQMSRVDSVQLGATKALNVGLSVVGSYVASDAFFPFRDGIDAIAKVGAKAIIQPGGSIRDEEVIRAADEHGLIMVFTGMRHFRH, encoded by the coding sequence ATGATCCAAATCAAACGTGCTCTCATTTCGGTCAGCGACAAAACCGGACTTATCGGTTTTGCGAAATACCTGGACTCCAAAGGCGTGGAGATCATCTCCACAGGCGGCACATTAAAGACTCTCCGTGACAGCGGAATCCAAGCCGTGGCCATCGACGATTATACCGGCTTTCCGGAAATTCTGGACGGAAGGGTCAAAACCCTGCACCCGAAAGTCCACGGAGGATTGTTGGGAGTTCTGTCCAATCCCGAGCACAAGAAAAAAATGGAAGAGCTCGGAATCCCGAAAATCGATCTCGTAGTAGTGAACCTCTACCCGTTCCTGAAAACCGTTTCCAAACCGGGAGTACAATTGGACGAGGCGATCGAAAACATAGACATAGGCGGTCCGTCCATGATACGCTCCGCCGCCAAGAATTACCGGTTCACCGTCGTGGTGACCGATCCGAACGATTACAGAACCGTAGAAGACGCAATGCAATCCAACGGAGGAGCCGTGGATGCGGATACTTCCTTTTTACTGATGAGAAAGGCGTTTTCCCATACCAGCATGTACGACACCGCGATTTCCTCCTGGTTCAATCAGTTGGCGGGAGAAAAATTTCCGGAAATCCTCAATCTTTCCTTCACCAAGAAACAGAAGCTACGGTACGGGGAAAATCCCCACCAGGGAGCCGCCTTTTACGAGCCGCTCTTTACAAAGAGCGAATTTTCTCCGCTACAAGGGAAGGAATTATCCTTCAACAATATGTTGGACTTCGATGCCGCCTTTCACATCTCCGCACTTCTTCCGGACAACACCGTTTGCATCATCAAGCATTTGAATCCTTGCGGAATTGCCTACGCCGACGATCCCTTGGAGGCTTTCCGTCTTGCTCGTAGGACGGATCCGATTTCCGCATTCGGAGGAATCATCGGAATCAAGGGCCGTGTGTCCGGAGAATTGGCACAATTGATCGGAGAGACTTTTGTGGAAGGAGTCATCGCGCAAAAGTTCGAAAAGGAAGCTTTGGATTATTTCTCCAAAAAGCCGAATGTCCGATTGATCGAGATCGAAAATTTCCAGGAAGCTCTGGACGAAATGGACTTGAGGCCGATCCATCACGGAATGCTGTTGCAGGACCGGGATTATGCCACCATTTCGGAAAAAGATCTGAAAGTGGTTTCCAAAAAGCAACCGACGGAAGAGGACATCCGAGGACTGATGTTCGCTTGGTCCGCCGCGAAATTCATCAAATCCAATGCCATCGTTTATACCGAAGAAAACGCGACTCTGGGAATCGGAGCCGGGCAAATGTCTCGGGTGGATTCGGTCCAACTCGGCGCGACCAAAGCGTTGAATGTAGGTTTATCGGTCGTAGGTTCTTACGTGGCCAGCGATGCGTTTTTCCCATTTCGAGACGGGATCGATGCGATCGCGAAAGTAGGCGCCAAAGCGATCATCCAGCCCGGAGGATCCATCCGGGACGAAGAGGTGATCCGTGCGGCGGACGAGCACGGATTGATTATGGTATTTACCGGCATGAGGCATTTCCGGCACTAG
- a CDS encoding deoxyguanosinetriphosphate triphosphohydrolase produces the protein MLAAFAVPHDRTGGREYPEPEHEYRLPFQRDRDRVIHSSAFKRLQYKTQVFVYSVGENYRNRLTHTLEVSGISRTIATASGLNSLLAETVALAHDLGHTPFGHAGQDMLSELMSEFGGFEHNKQSLRIVRLLESRYPQFPGLNLTLETLKGLMKHGAEYSTSTLGLERKQEGPSLEAQCADLADEIAYTNHDIEDGLEMGYLNLPELEEIRLWHEFSLRVKERYPNANEKVRIRTTIRELTNGMVSHIVERMRLRIEEYGILQRSDLNRVHSEGRKILGFEEDFGETVRELKSFLHRALYRHPSVVRMSDQGRDMIAVLFRYFRKHPDEIPESYKERIETEGLERIVCDFVAGMTDRYAEAVFNKLNG, from the coding sequence ATGCTGGCCGCTTTTGCGGTTCCGCATGATCGTACAGGGGGAAGGGAATACCCGGAACCGGAACACGAGTATCGACTCCCTTTTCAAAGGGACAGAGACCGGGTCATTCATTCCAGCGCATTCAAGAGATTGCAGTACAAGACCCAGGTATTCGTCTATTCGGTGGGAGAAAACTATCGAAATCGATTGACCCATACCTTAGAAGTCTCGGGAATCTCGAGGACCATAGCGACGGCTTCAGGTTTGAATTCGCTATTGGCGGAGACGGTCGCACTTGCGCACGATTTAGGGCATACTCCTTTCGGGCACGCAGGGCAGGATATGCTATCCGAACTCATGTCCGAGTTCGGAGGTTTCGAGCACAACAAACAATCCTTGCGAATCGTTCGTCTTTTGGAGAGCAGGTATCCCCAGTTTCCGGGTTTGAACCTTACATTAGAGACTTTGAAAGGGTTGATGAAGCACGGGGCGGAATATTCGACTTCTACTTTAGGTTTGGAAAGAAAACAAGAGGGCCCGAGCTTGGAGGCTCAATGCGCGGATCTCGCCGACGAGATCGCTTACACCAACCATGATATAGAGGACGGGTTGGAGATGGGGTATTTGAATCTGCCGGAACTGGAGGAAATCCGTCTCTGGCACGAATTCAGTCTTCGAGTAAAAGAAAGATATCCGAACGCGAACGAAAAGGTTCGGATCCGAACCACCATACGGGAGTTAACCAATGGAATGGTCTCCCATATCGTCGAGAGGATGCGGCTCCGAATCGAAGAATACGGGATCTTGCAGCGTTCCGATCTGAACCGGGTCCATTCGGAAGGACGTAAAATCCTAGGTTTCGAGGAAGATTTCGGAGAAACGGTGAGAGAGCTAAAATCCTTTTTGCATAGGGCCCTATATCGGCATCCGTCCGTAGTGCGTATGAGCGACCAAGGACGGGATATGATCGCGGTGTTATTCCGTTATTTCCGGAAGCATCCCGACGAAATTCCGGAGTCCTACAAAGAAAGAATCGAAACGGAAGGGTTGGAAAGAATCGTCTGTGATTTCGTGGCAGGAATGACGGATCGTTATGCGGAAGCGGTCTTCAATAAACTGAACGGATGA
- a CDS encoding cysteine desulfurase family protein, producing the protein MKKIRYFDYNATHPPLPGLLSSVVEEYENDFYNPSGPTRFSLKRQGKIEEARKVLGRLTGKDPKGFVFCSTGTEANYLMVTWAKRFVKTVAYVSPYEHSSFYQALENAGIPYKTLEGNRSGLISLSEIEKNLKENPGPVFIVHAANESGVVQPLREIGEICRKADQKLFSDVMQSFGKLDIPFSHLTGFTFSGHKIGAGLGTAVTWFESEGTRTAGIFRGGNQENGFRAGTENSPSILALAKAAEIQFSEMESKNEKLLRFRNRIETFLESIGIQIVAKSSPRLPSTTFCLLPTEDLDFFMMGMEERGFALSTGSSCKSRSREPAPSLLFMGFSKEEALRAVRISTGTFTTEEEVEALLEAIRTVLDSIRNS; encoded by the coding sequence ATGAAAAAAATTAGATATTTCGACTACAACGCCACTCACCCTCCCTTGCCAGGACTGCTTTCCTCCGTCGTAGAGGAATATGAAAACGACTTCTATAATCCTTCCGGTCCGACTCGTTTCTCGCTGAAACGGCAAGGAAAGATAGAAGAAGCCCGCAAGGTTCTAGGCAGACTCACGGGAAAGGATCCGAAGGGCTTCGTATTTTGCTCCACGGGAACGGAAGCGAATTATCTCATGGTGACTTGGGCAAAGAGATTCGTAAAAACGGTGGCATACGTTTCGCCGTACGAGCATTCTTCCTTTTACCAAGCGCTAGAAAATGCAGGTATTCCGTACAAAACCTTGGAAGGAAATCGCTCCGGACTCATTTCTTTGAGCGAAATCGAAAAGAATCTCAAGGAAAACCCCGGGCCCGTCTTTATCGTTCACGCAGCAAACGAAAGCGGAGTCGTGCAACCCTTACGGGAAATCGGGGAAATCTGCCGCAAAGCAGACCAAAAACTTTTTTCCGACGTTATGCAGTCTTTCGGAAAACTGGACATTCCATTTTCGCATCTTACTGGATTCACGTTTTCCGGTCATAAAATAGGTGCCGGCTTGGGAACCGCAGTAACTTGGTTCGAATCGGAAGGAACGAGAACAGCCGGGATCTTTCGGGGAGGAAACCAAGAAAACGGTTTTCGGGCGGGAACGGAAAATTCCCCCTCGATCCTGGCCCTGGCAAAGGCCGCGGAAATCCAATTTTCGGAAATGGAATCCAAAAACGAAAAACTCCTTCGTTTTCGAAATAGGATCGAAACCTTTCTGGAATCGATCGGAATCCAAATCGTAGCCAAGTCCTCCCCTAGACTGCCTTCCACCACATTTTGCCTGCTGCCTACGGAAGACCTGGATTTTTTTATGATGGGGATGGAGGAAAGAGGATTCGCCCTCTCTACCGGTTCTTCCTGCAAATCGAGGTCTAGAGAACCCGCACCCTCCCTTCTTTTCATGGGATTTTCCAAAGAGGAAGCTCTACGTGCCGTCCGGATTTCCACCGGAACCTTCACCACGGAGGAGGAAGTGGAGGCTCTTCTCGAGGCGATTCGAACCGTCCTAGATTCGATCAGAAATTCCTAA
- the purN gene encoding phosphoribosylglycinamide formyltransferase → MASLFPKPRKKLVFLASGRGSNLEAVLQAVQKGRIRGIPELLVSDNPEASAIGVGSKYGVPSKILDFSSYPQKEKYHSDLLEILDAQSPDLIVTCGYMRILKKEVIRLFPNRIINIHPSLLPAFPGLNAQKQAFEYGVKISGCTAHFIDEGVDSGPVILQGTVKITPEMTERELTLAILKEEHKILPLAVKLFCENRLSIKNRKVSIL, encoded by the coding sequence TTGGCAAGCCTGTTTCCAAAACCTAGAAAAAAGCTTGTCTTTTTAGCGTCGGGTCGCGGTTCCAACTTGGAGGCCGTTCTCCAAGCCGTTCAAAAAGGCAGAATTCGAGGAATTCCTGAGCTTTTGGTCAGCGACAATCCGGAAGCATCCGCAATTGGTGTAGGATCCAAATACGGAGTGCCCTCCAAGATTTTGGATTTTTCCTCTTATCCCCAAAAGGAAAAATACCATTCCGATCTACTGGAAATCTTAGATGCCCAATCACCCGATTTGATCGTAACCTGCGGTTATATGCGAATCCTGAAAAAAGAGGTCATCCGCCTCTTTCCGAATCGGATCATCAACATACATCCTTCCCTTCTTCCGGCTTTTCCCGGATTGAATGCGCAAAAACAGGCTTTTGAATACGGGGTGAAAATCTCCGGCTGTACCGCCCATTTTATAGACGAAGGAGTGGATTCCGGCCCCGTCATTCTCCAGGGAACCGTGAAAATCACCCCCGAGATGACGGAAAGAGAATTGACTCTGGCAATTCTGAAAGAGGAACATAAAATCCTGCCTCTCGCGGTGAAGTTATTCTGCGAAAACAGGCTTTCGATTAAAAATAGGAAGGTCTCCATCCTCTAG